GCCGAGCCATCTGCAGAACTGCAGGACGACACGACAGGAGTTTCCGTAGAGGAGCAACTCTGCGATACATTATCCGAAGAACTTACAGGCAACTGTTCAATAGATGAACTGGAAAGTTCCTGATCACTAGGCTTTACTCCATTATTATCATCACCGCAAGCCCACATCAAAATGGGCAGTAATCCTAAACACACAAACCTTTTCATTTTAGTTCTCCAACTTCCATCCGCAATCATTATGGTAGATCATTTGACGTGTCATGCCACCGTCAATGCAGATGTTTTCACCTGTAATGAAGCCAGCCTTATCCGAAGCCAAGTACAGCACCATATTGGAAATATCCAACGGATTGCCAACACGACCTGCAGGTTGTTGCGTCGCATCAGGGCCCTCATATTCAGCAAAATCCGTATCAATCCATCCCGGAGAAATAGAATTTACTCGAACTTTTCCAGACAAGCTAACTGCAAGAGCGTGAGTCAACGCAGCAATGCCACCTTTAGCCGCCGTATAGCTTTCTGTTTGCGGCTGACTCATACGATCTCTGGACGAAGAAATATTGATGATACTTGCTCCTGGGGCAAAGTGCTTTGAGAACAGTTTAGTCAAATAGAAAGGGGCGGAAACACCAACAGCCAAAGCGTAGTTGAACTCTTCATAGGAGCATTCATCTAAGCCCTTCATCAGTGGCAAAGCGTTGTTCACCAAAACATCCACATGGTCATATTTCCCAAGCACGAACTTTGCAAAATCCTCAAGAGTTTCCTTTTTGGAAATATCCCCGATGTAGCTCGGATTTTCACGAATGTCGATATACGCGACCTTCGCACCTTCTTTTTCAAATTCCTGGACAATAGTGCGGCCAATCCCATGGGCGCCACCGGTAACTACAACGACTTTATTTTCAAAGGACTTCATACTTGTAAGTATAGAATTTCTAGTTTTGAAGTATGTTACTCCGCATCCCAAATTTTTATGATAAATTCACTTGCATCGCCAACCGTTGTACAGACAACTGCTGTATCGGCTGGGAAATTGACGTAGACGAAGATACTTTGGACTACTACAAGAGTATTGTCTGCAAAGAAAAATGCGGATCCGCCAAGAAGGATTACATACAAAAGTTCCTTGAAAATATCGAAGATGGACACATTAAGCTCACCAAAGACGAACGTTGTCCTTTCTTGATGGAGAACGGCCTTTGCGACACCATTTGTCATTTAGGCGTAGACGGTACCGACAGCGATGAAAACGGCAGAAATGTTCTGGGAAACATTTGCAGAGAACACCCGCGCTTTGTTGAAGTCTACGGTGACATTATGGAAAAGGGCGTAGGCCTTTGCTGTGAAGAAGCCGTGCGATTGCTATTAGAAGAACCCATAGGCGAAAAGAGTTTACAGTTCGTAGAACGTGAAATTGACGACGAGCCAGACACACTGCCGGAAGACGCCGAAGAAGCCCGAGATGCAATCTTTGCAGAACGCGAACATATTTTTGAATTGCTGGCAGATCGAAACAAACCTTTAAAAGAAAGATTGACCGAAGTTCTTGATTACGCTGTTGAAACTTCCGGAATTGATTTCGAGGAAACGGACGAATCTGTAAGCCTCAGCGATCAGGCCATCAAACAAACGTGGATTGAAATTCTCGGCGAAGGAGAAAGCTACGGTCCCGCTTGGAACAAAGCTTTTGAAGGAATGGTTCGCGAAGGTTGGGTTGCCGACGACGACCACAACAATAAGCCTATGTTCTCCGACGAAGACGGCGAAAAGATTATCGCCTACTTGATTTTCCGTTACTACGCCAAGAGTCTTTTTGACGGAGACAGCCTCACCAAAGTGCAATTCGCCATTTTCTTCTGGATTATCCTGCAACGATTCGGCCATATTCTTGGAGAGTGTGGTTCTGTCACTCCCAAAATCAACGCCATCAAGCTGCTGAGCAAGCAGACTGAATACTCAGAAGAAATCATGGAAATCCTTGCTGATAATTTCTTCCAGAATCCAGCATTCAGCATAGAGCAGTTCCGCCGTATTCTCCGCAATGAAATTTAAGAGCAGGCATCATATCGGTGCCAAACACACTCATCACCGAGTAATTACAAATTGACAAACTTTCTCATTCCTACAACAGTCACTGCAGCGCAAATAAACAACGATGCAACCAATGTTACCGCAGGAATAAAGATTCCATCAAGGAAGGGCTCGTAACAGAATTGTACAATCAGCAGCAAAGGAACGATAAAGAACAAAGTTCCCTGGGTTGCAGAGCGAACTGTCTTGGCTTTCAAAGAAAGAAACAAAGAAAAGGCATTCACCAACAAGCTTGCAGATGCTGCGCCAAGCATAGCGGCAGCACCCATTTCCAGAGAAATGTCCGAATGAGCGATCCAGTAGGCACCTTGGCCAATTAAAGCAAAGATAAGAGGGAACGGCAATACCGCCAACAATTTTCCCCAGAACAAATCCGCAGGTTTCACTGGAGAAAGTTGCAGCAGCTCCAAAGAATTTCTTTCACGTTCACCAGCAAAGCTATCGGCAGCAAGGGGCGCTCCCATAGGCGCCATGAGACAACCCAAAAGAAGCATCATGTAGCCTTCCATGCCCAGCATCACTTGCCCGCCATAGCGAGAAACAGCAATTCCCTGAGAGGCAGCCAGAATCACCGGCGGAATCACGAAGGGAATCCAAAAGCGGGGCTCCCGGAAAATCAATCGCAGTTCATGTTTAAAAACGTGAAGAATCATGAGAAATCGTCGTCTATGGTTTAGAAAACTCTTTTACATCCCCATCACTAGGGCCGGAATCGAACACACTACACCAATACCCAAAGCTACACAGTTTCTCATTACAAAATTCAAGCGTTCGTCCTTGCCATTCATGCCAATCATTTCCAGCTTCATCAGGAGATCCTTCTAACCTGCTCCAACTCATCCATTCCCAGGTTTTATCAGAAGTTCGCCTAAAATATAACCCAGTTTTTAGAACTTCGCTTTTTGTCATACCTAGCCGAAGCTTTAGATTTGAAGAAAAACGAAGCTTACACTTGGGAAGACTTCTTGCATCACCCTTAGAAACTACTACAGACTCAACATTCGTCCAACTTCCCATTGGACCAGAAGAATAGGTAACTATATCGCCATCTTGATTACAGCTCACATAATCTGCACAGGATTCACAACTTGTCGAGTCCGTTGAATTGTATCGAAGAATTTTGCAACCCTTACACAAAGCATCATCAAGCGTCAAATTCTTACTCCCTCCAATTACACTTTCATCAATGTTTTGAGCCAACAACAATGATGCAGAAAGAAAAAGGATTTGAATCAACGACTTCATATATTGAAATATATAAAAAGGCGCCCCTAAGGGCGCCATTATTTTACACATCAAAGGCAACGCCGTCGCCGACCTCAAAGCGTAAGTTCACGAAGTGAACTGCAGCGACCTCACACCTCAAAGCAAAAGGTCGCGCAGCGAACTTTCGCGCCCTAGCGCAACCTAGTTTCGTGTGAGAGTCTTGTACTTGATGGGCTTGGGATTTTCTGCATCTTCGCCCAGACGCTTGCGACGGTCGGCTTCGTATTCGCTCCAGTTACCTTCGAACCAGACCACCTTGGAGTCGCCTTCGTAAGCAAGGATGTGGGTTGCGATACGGTCCAGGAACCAGCGGTCATGGGAGATAATCACGGCGCAGCCTGCGAACTTCAGGATAGCCTGTTCCAGGGCCTGGAGGGTTTCAATATCCAAGTCGTTGGTAGGTTCGTCCAGGAACAACAGGTTACCGGGCTGCTGCAGGTTCTTGGCCATGAGCACGCGGTTGCGTTCACCACCGGAAAGAGTATTCAGCTTCTTCTGCTGGGCAGCGCCAGTGAAGTTGAACAAGCCACAGTAGGCGCGGCCATTCATCTTGCGGTCGCCCACCATAATTTCGTCGTTGCCGCCGGTAATGGATTCCCAGACGGTCTTGGTATCATCCAGAGAGTCGCGGCCCTGTTCCATACTGATGATCTGAACAGTTTCACCAATCTTCAAGGTACCGCCATCGGGCTTTTCAGAACCGGTAATCATCTTGAACAAAGTGGTCTTACCAGCACCGTTGGGGCCGATAATGCCCACGATACCGGAGCGAGGCAGACTGAAGTTCAAATCGTCGAACAGCACCTTTTCGCCAAAGGCCTTCTGCAGATGTTCAGCCTGAATAACGATGTCACCCAGACGGTTACCGTTAGCAATGTGGATCTGAGCCACATTAATCTTTTCCCTGGAGTCTTCGGCCAGCAATTCTTCGTAAGCCTTAAGAC
The sequence above is drawn from the Fibrobacter sp. genome and encodes:
- the fliB gene encoding flagellin lysine-N-methylase, which encodes MLLRIPNFYDKFTCIANRCTDNCCIGWEIDVDEDTLDYYKSIVCKEKCGSAKKDYIQKFLENIEDGHIKLTKDERCPFLMENGLCDTICHLGVDGTDSDENGRNVLGNICREHPRFVEVYGDIMEKGVGLCCEEAVRLLLEEPIGEKSLQFVEREIDDEPDTLPEDAEEARDAIFAEREHIFELLADRNKPLKERLTEVLDYAVETSGIDFEETDESVSLSDQAIKQTWIEILGEGESYGPAWNKAFEGMVREGWVADDDHNNKPMFSDEDGEKIIAYLIFRYYAKSLFDGDSLTKVQFAIFFWIILQRFGHILGECGSVTPKINAIKLLSKQTEYSEEIMEILADNFFQNPAFSIEQFRRILRNEI
- a CDS encoding ABC transporter permease subunit, yielding MILHVFKHELRLIFREPRFWIPFVIPPVILAASQGIAVSRYGGQVMLGMEGYMMLLLGCLMAPMGAPLAADSFAGERERNSLELLQLSPVKPADLFWGKLLAVLPFPLIFALIGQGAYWIAHSDISLEMGAAAMLGAASASLLVNAFSLFLSLKAKTVRSATQGTLFFIVPLLLIVQFCYEPFLDGIFIPAVTLVASLFICAAVTVVGMRKFVNL
- a CDS encoding SDR family oxidoreductase; this translates as MKSFENKVVVVTGGAHGIGRTIVQEFEKEGAKVAYIDIRENPSYIGDISKKETLEDFAKFVLGKYDHVDVLVNNALPLMKGLDECSYEEFNYALAVGVSAPFYLTKLFSKHFAPGASIINISSSRDRMSQPQTESYTAAKGGIAALTHALAVSLSGKVRVNSISPGWIDTDFAEYEGPDATQQPAGRVGNPLDISNMVLYLASDKAGFITGENICIDGGMTRQMIYHNDCGWKLEN